Below is a genomic region from Sneathia vaginalis.
TTATCTTGTACTGCAATACCTTGGGATAATGTAGATGAAGAATTGTTAGATAAACCTTGCCAATGGGAAGCAAAATCAATAAAAACATTTATGTTATGGATAGGGCCTATAAGCTCAATATTTGATATTACAACATATATCTTTATGTATTTTGTACTTTGCCCATTAGTTGTTTCAAATGGTGTTTTATTCCATAATTTATCTAGTGTGTATCATGGCACACAATTAAGTGTAGTAAGATTAGGATACATAGCTTTATTCCAAACAGGTTGGTTTGTTGAATCTATGTGGAGTCAAAGTCTTGTAATACATATGATAAGAACAATAAAATTACCATTTATACAAAGTAGAGCATCTTTCCCAGTTACAACATTAACAATATCAGGTATATTACTATTAACAATAATACCATTTACAAAACTTGGAGCATATTTAGGATTTACTAACTTACCATTTGACTATTTCCTATACTTAATACCTTGTATAATTGTATATATGATTTTAGCAACAGTAATAAAAAAACTTTATGTTAAACACTATAATAGGTTGTTGTAAAATATTATTATTGAAATAATTTTAAATTAAAGGTAAAATTGTTGTATACTTGAGAGAGTGGTGAAAATGAAAGAAATTATAAAAAAATTAGATAAATTATTTGATTGGAATTGTAAAAATACAGATATTATAAAAAAATTTCCTTCAAGATTTAATAAAGATGATGCAAAAGCTTTAAAAAGTGATTGGCAGAAAGTTGGAGCAGATTTAATGTGGGCAGTAAATGAATATGGTAAGAAAAGCAAATAAGCCAGTAAACATAGAGAAAAAAAGTTTAAAATTAGTTTCTGAAACTTTTTCAGGTCCATTACCACATCCTGATGTATAAAAAAAGAAATTGTTGTATCAAATAGCTAGTTTTATCTAGCTATTTTTTTGTAGAAAAACAATCTTTTTTGTAGTATAATATTATATATTAACAAAAAGGTGATGTGATGAAAAATAAAGCAAATGAAAAGAAAAGGTTAATAGTAAGTATATTGTTAACTATAGGCTCAGGAATAATCCAGGCATATATTATAGAGTCTATGATGAGGCCATCTGGGTTAATTTCTATGGGATTTACAGGATTAGCACTGTTACTACATATGGGACTTGAAAAGATACATATAAATTTATCGGTTTCATTCTTTTTGATAGTGTTAAATTTACCAGTCGCTGTAATTTGTGCTAAAGCTATTAGTAAAAGATTTACTATATTATCTTTACTGCAGATTTTAAGTGCTTCAGTGTGTTTAATGATATTTGATTTCAAACCATTTTTTAGCTCCGTTATTTTAAATATAACGGTAGGGGCATTTGTGTATGGAATACAAATAGTTATGGCACTAAAAGCTGGTGGTTCAACAGGTGGAACAGATTTTATCGCTCTATATGTTTCAAATAAGATAAATAAGGCAATATGGGAGTATATATTTGTATTTAATGCATTGCTTTTAATAATTTTAGGTTTCTTATTTGGTTGGGATAGAGCAGGATATTCGTTAATATTTCAATTTGTGACTACATATACAATCTCAAAATTTTACACAAGATATGCAAGGGTTACAATTCAAGTAATTACTGCGTATCCAGATGAAATAATATCAGACTATATGAAAATAATACACCATGGTATAACAAAAGCAAAAGGTATAGGTGGTTATTCAAACAAGGAATACGGTATCCTATATGCAGTCGTATCTTCTTATGAGGTAGCAGAAGTTGTTAATGTAATAAAGAATATAGATAGTAATGCTATTATCAACATATACAAAACTGAAGACTTTTATGGTAAATTTCATCTTGATCCTATTTAAAGGAAGTGGATATAATGAAAAAAAGAGTAACAGGAGATATGAATATATTAGAAGCGGTTGAAAAATACCCAATAATAGCAGAAGTTTTAATGCGTTATGGATTAGGATGTTCTGGTTGTTTCATTTCTGAAATGGAAACAGTTTATGATGGTATAGCTGTGCATGGCTTAGATCCAGATATAGTTATAGACGAAATAAATATGTTAATCGAAATGCAAGAAAATGGAGAATTAGATTATTAATGAAAACAACGGGTAATATTTTAAAACAATATATTAAAGGTAAGATAAAAAGAGATGATTTTTCAAAGCTTTTAGGTATAAGCCCACAATATTTGAGCAATATTTTAAGTGATAAGAAGAAACCATCTTCAAAACTCTTGTATAAATTAATAATATCTCTTGGTATAACAAGTGAAGATGAAAAGAATATAAGAAAATATGAAGAATTAAGAACAAAAAAAGTTTACTATAACATAATAAATAAAAAAATGACGAAGGAAGGCTTAAAAGGTAATGAAAAAGAAAGAATTTACTCAAACAGAGGAAAGATATTTGGAACATTAACTGATTTAAGTCTTTTTATTACACTAGAATATGACTTATTTGATTTTAAAAAAGGTGATGTATTAGTTTTTAAAAAATATGAAGATGAAGAGATAAAAGAAGCGTATATAATATACGATAATAAGATAGCAAAGCTAAGAAAAGTAGATAAGTCATATATATTAGAAACAGATGAGTTAAAAATATTACAAAATATATCAATAGAGTATATTTTACTATATAGTATTAGGAGGAAACTATGAGTAGAAAGTATTTTGGTACTGATGGTATCAGAGGAGAAGCAAACAAGGATTTAAACATTGAACTTGTTACAAGATTGGGACTAGCATTAGGATATTATTTAAACAAGAATAATAAGAATAAGGATGTTAAACCTAAGATAGTATTAGGAACAGATACAAGAATATCAGGGTATATGATACGTTCTGCATTTTCAGCAGGACTTACTGCAATGGGAGTAAATATTGACTTTGTTGGAGTTTTACCTACACCAGGTATAAGCTATTTAACAAGAGTAAAGGGTGTAGATGCAGGTGTAATGATATCAGCTTCACATAACCCAATAAAAGATAATGGAATAAAGATATTTAGTAGTAATGGATTTAAATTACCTGATGAAATAGAAGAAGAATTAGAAGGATACATGGATAATAAGGAATTAATGATGCAAAATCTAGTTCCAGCAGAAAGATTAGGTAGATTTATCTTCGTTGAAGATGATATGAAAATGTACAGAAGATTTTTAAGAAGTACAGCACACATAAAGTTTACAGGATTTAGAATAGTAATAGATACAGGTAATGGAGCAGCATACCGTGTTGCAGCAAAGGTTTTCCAAGGATTAGGTGCTGATGTAATAGTAATAAATAACATACCAAATGGTAAGAATATAAATGTTAACTGTGGTTCAACACATCCTGAACTATTACAAGAAATGGTTAAATTATACAAAGCTAATATAGGTCTTGCATACGATGGTGATGCAGATAGATTAATAGCTGTTGATGAAAAGGGTAATATAATAAACGGAGATTTAACAATAGCAATAATAGCAATGAATCTTAAAAAACGT
It encodes:
- a CDS encoding YitT family protein, with protein sequence MKNKANEKKRLIVSILLTIGSGIIQAYIIESMMRPSGLISMGFTGLALLLHMGLEKIHINLSVSFFLIVLNLPVAVICAKAISKRFTILSLLQILSASVCLMIFDFKPFFSSVILNITVGAFVYGIQIVMALKAGGSTGGTDFIALYVSNKINKAIWEYIFVFNALLLIILGFLFGWDRAGYSLIFQFVTTYTISKFYTRYARVTIQVITAYPDEIISDYMKIIHHGITKAKGIGGYSNKEYGILYAVVSSYEVAEVVNVIKNIDSNAIINIYKTEDFYGKFHLDPI
- a CDS encoding DUF1858 domain-containing protein, whose product is MKKRVTGDMNILEAVEKYPIIAEVLMRYGLGCSGCFISEMETVYDGIAVHGLDPDIVIDEINMLIEMQENGELDY
- a CDS encoding helix-turn-helix domain-containing protein, which encodes MKTTGNILKQYIKGKIKRDDFSKLLGISPQYLSNILSDKKKPSSKLLYKLIISLGITSEDEKNIRKYEELRTKKVYYNIINKKMTKEGLKGNEKERIYSNRGKIFGTLTDLSLFITLEYDLFDFKKGDVLVFKKYEDEEIKEAYIIYDNKIAKLRKVDKSYILETDELKILQNISIEYILLYSIRRKL
- the glmM gene encoding phosphoglucosamine mutase, with protein sequence MSRKYFGTDGIRGEANKDLNIELVTRLGLALGYYLNKNNKNKDVKPKIVLGTDTRISGYMIRSAFSAGLTAMGVNIDFVGVLPTPGISYLTRVKGVDAGVMISASHNPIKDNGIKIFSSNGFKLPDEIEEELEGYMDNKELMMQNLVPAERLGRFIFVEDDMKMYRRFLRSTAHIKFTGFRIVIDTGNGAAYRVAAKVFQGLGADVIVINNIPNGKNINVNCGSTHPELLQEMVKLYKANIGLAYDGDADRLIAVDEKGNIINGDLTIAIIAMNLKKRGLLNSNTVVTTVLSNMGFEKYLQKKGIRLVRSNVGDRYVLEKMQQQSLNLGGEQSGHIIMLDHNTTGDGVLSSIQLVQAVIESKKKLSELVEKITLWPQRMENIQVAKEKKLTWHENEAIINAIKKASEELTGVGRVLVRPSGTESLIRVMVEAKEQKLVDKYVEELSDVVRNELC